In a genomic window of Gemella haemolysans ATCC 10379:
- the folE gene encoding GTP cyclohydrolase I FolE, whose product MKNKEQSQELIKTLLENIGEDTSRAGLLDTPKRCVKMYEELLSKTNVDPKEEINTFFESDNDEPILVKDIQFYSLCEHHMLPFYGVCHIAYVPNNKKITGLSKLARLVESASRRLQIQEDMTLMLVNAIEEQLQPKGVYVIIEAEHMCMAMRGIKKIGSKTVTSKKTGVFLEDTELVKDIQYKIKL is encoded by the coding sequence TTGAAAAATAAAGAACAATCACAAGAACTTATAAAAACATTATTAGAAAATATTGGAGAAGATACATCTAGAGCTGGATTATTAGATACACCAAAAAGATGTGTAAAAATGTATGAAGAGTTATTATCTAAAACAAATGTTGATCCAAAAGAGGAAATCAATACATTTTTTGAATCAGATAATGATGAACCTATTTTAGTAAAGGATATTCAGTTCTATTCTTTATGTGAACACCACATGTTACCTTTTTATGGAGTTTGTCACATAGCTTATGTACCAAATAATAAGAAAATTACAGGGCTTAGTAAATTAGCACGCCTTGTGGAAAGTGCAAGTCGTAGACTTCAAATTCAAGAAGATATGACACTTATGTTAGTGAATGCAATAGAAGAACAATTACAACCCAAAGGTGTCTATGTAATTATAGAAGCTGAACATATGTGTATGGCTATGCGTGGAATTAAGAAAATTGGTTCTAAAACAGTGACAAGTAAGAAAACTGGTGTTTTCTTAGAGGATACAGAATTAGTTAAGGATATTCAATATAAAATTAAGTTATAG
- a CDS encoding NAD(P)H-dependent glycerol-3-phosphate dehydrogenase has translation MMKISVIGSGSWGTALAQAVVDNGHELRLYSRSEKSRDEINENHTNSRYLKNAVLPKEVIATSDLKEAVEFADVIVIAVPTKVMREVARDINKYLERPKFIIHVSKGLEMETNKRMSEVISDEIDSVKLKGVGVLSGPSHAEELILRNPTVVAIASKNDELNKIAQEIFHNKYFRIYVNKDIIGVEVGGALKNIIALGCGMIDGMEYGDNAKAALLTRGLIEITRLGKKLGADEMTFLGLGGIGDLVVTCTSKHSRNYNCGYLIGQGYSLKEAIEKLDMVAEGVRTTKVCYFLSKEYDVYMPITENIYKVLYEGLSIKDCVNNLMNKMAAEELNKFE, from the coding sequence ATGATGAAAATATCTGTGATAGGTTCGGGAAGTTGGGGAACTGCGTTAGCACAAGCAGTTGTTGATAACGGTCATGAATTACGCTTATATTCAAGAAGTGAGAAGTCGAGAGATGAAATTAATGAAAATCACACTAATAGTAGGTATTTAAAAAATGCTGTTTTACCAAAAGAAGTGATTGCTACTAGCGATTTAAAAGAAGCAGTAGAATTTGCAGATGTAATTGTTATAGCAGTCCCTACAAAAGTGATGAGAGAAGTAGCAAGAGATATTAATAAATATTTAGAACGACCTAAGTTTATTATCCATGTTTCTAAAGGTTTAGAGATGGAAACTAATAAGAGAATGTCAGAAGTTATATCTGATGAAATTGATAGTGTTAAATTAAAAGGAGTAGGGGTATTAAGTGGTCCTTCTCATGCAGAAGAATTAATATTAAGAAATCCTACAGTTGTTGCTATTGCATCTAAAAATGACGAATTAAATAAAATAGCTCAAGAGATATTCCACAATAAATATTTTAGAATATATGTTAATAAAGATATAATTGGTGTTGAAGTTGGCGGAGCGCTTAAGAATATTATTGCTCTTGGATGTGGAATGATTGATGGAATGGAATATGGTGATAATGCCAAAGCAGCATTATTAACACGTGGACTAATTGAGATAACGAGATTAGGAAAAAAACTAGGAGCTGATGAAATGACGTTCTTAGGACTTGGAGGAATAGGTGATTTAGTAGTAACATGTACATCTAAACATTCAAGAAACTATAATTGCGGTTATTTAATAGGACAAGGATATTCATTAAAAGAAGCGATTGAAAAATTAGACATGGTAGCTGAAGGAGTACGAACTACAAAAGTTTGCTATTTCTTATCAAAAGAATACGACGTTTATATGCCTATAACTGAAAATATTTATAAGGTTCTTTATGAAGGATTAAGCATTAAGGATTGTGTAAATAACCTTATGAATAAAATGGCTGCAGAAGAATTAAACAAATTTGAGTAA
- the mtrB gene encoding trp RNA-binding attenuation protein MtrB, with amino-acid sequence MKESSYIIIRAEVDNVKVITKKTNNEEALEILNKGEVIILNIFDNIVNFKVQGRARIVSNLDQVISE; translated from the coding sequence ATGAAAGAAAGTAGCTATATTATTATTAGAGCAGAAGTCGATAATGTAAAAGTAATTACGAAAAAGACGAATAATGAAGAAGCTTTAGAGATACTAAATAAGGGAGAAGTTATTATTCTAAATATTTTTGATAATATCGTAAACTTTAAAGTACAGGGAAGAGCGAGAATAGTATCAAATTTAGATCAAGTAATTTCAGAATAA
- a CDS encoding NAD(P)/FAD-dependent oxidoreductase — MKYVVVGTSHFGYEAVQTILKNEPNAEIHLYERGAGASFMGUGSQSYLDGTSKALSELHFATEESYRSQGINIHCNSDVVGLNSKEKYVVVKTADGEEKQSYDKLLLSPGGAAIKPPFEGIELENIHTFRGPEDTQDVYDCMQNSKKAVVVGGGYIGLEVAESYAKHGIDVTVVDFAPRILNTYLDQELTDILTEEGAKHNLKVRGGEKVLSFKGENGKVTAVVTDKGEYEADTVIVSVGVRPDASWLNGELEMTERGFVVTNEYLETSAKDVYAGGDSTLLPYAPTRGELPIALATLARRQGVVAALNAMGTKTKMPAVNGTSALSFFDYKFVSTGLSQNGVGLYDGKVASKYVEERIYPDFMRKENNLVHMKIYFDEDTHRVLGAQFMSKHDVSSAIAALSIAIAAEWTLEQLALADIFFQPEFDRPWHFINVLAMAALDYKLGGADKLLF, encoded by the coding sequence CGTAGTTGTTGGAACATCTCACTTCGGATACGAAGCTGTTCAAACTATTTTAAAAAACGAGCCTAATGCTGAAATTCATTTATATGAAAGAGGCGCTGGGGCTTCATTTATGGGTTGAGGTAGCCAATCTTATTTAGATGGGACATCTAAAGCGTTATCCGAACTACACTTTGCAACAGAGGAGTCTTACCGTTCTCAAGGTATTAACATTCACTGTAACAGCGATGTTGTAGGATTAAATTCAAAAGAAAAATACGTTGTTGTTAAAACAGCAGATGGTGAAGAAAAACAAAGTTACGATAAATTATTATTAAGTCCTGGTGGAGCAGCAATTAAGCCTCCATTCGAAGGAATTGAATTAGAAAACATCCACACTTTCCGAGGACCAGAAGATACTCAAGATGTATATGATTGTATGCAAAACAGTAAAAAAGCAGTTGTAGTCGGTGGTGGGTACATCGGTCTTGAAGTAGCAGAATCTTATGCTAAACACGGTATCGACGTAACTGTTGTTGACTTTGCTCCAAGAATCTTAAACACTTATCTAGACCAAGAACTTACTGATATTCTTACTGAAGAAGGTGCTAAACACAACCTTAAAGTTCGTGGTGGGGAAAAAGTTCTTTCATTCAAAGGTGAAAACGGAAAAGTTACAGCTGTAGTAACAGACAAAGGTGAATACGAAGCAGATACAGTAATCGTTTCTGTTGGTGTTCGTCCAGATGCATCTTGGTTAAATGGAGAATTAGAAATGACAGAACGTGGTTTTGTTGTTACTAACGAATACTTAGAAACATCTGCAAAAGATGTATACGCAGGAGGAGATTCAACTCTTCTTCCATATGCTCCAACTCGTGGAGAATTACCAATAGCTCTTGCTACTCTAGCTCGCCGTCAAGGTGTAGTTGCTGCATTAAACGCTATGGGTACTAAAACTAAAATGCCTGCAGTAAATGGTACTTCTGCATTATCATTCTTTGATTACAAATTTGTAAGTACTGGTTTATCTCAAAACGGTGTTGGTCTATATGATGGTAAAGTAGCTTCTAAATATGTAGAAGAAAGAATTTACCCAGACTTCATGAGAAAAGAAAATAATTTAGTTCACATGAAAATCTACTTCGACGAAGATACGCACAGAGTTCTAGGAGCTCAATTTATGTCTAAACATGACGTATCTAGTGCTATCGCAGCATTATCTATAGCTATCGCAGCAGAATGGACATTAGAACAATTAGCACTTGCTGATATATTCTTCCAACCAGAATTCGACCGTCCATGGCACTTCATTAACGTACTAGCTATGGCAGCTCTAGACTACAAACTAGGTGGAGCAGACAAATTACTATTCTAG
- a CDS encoding HU family DNA-binding protein, with translation MNKSELISKVAEKSGLQKKQATAAIEAFVETVEETLAKGEKIQIIGFGNFEVRERAARKGRNPQTNEVIEIAASKVPAFKAGKALKDAVK, from the coding sequence ATGAACAAATCAGAATTAATTTCAAAAGTTGCTGAGAAATCAGGACTACAAAAAAAACAAGCAACTGCAGCTATCGAAGCATTCGTAGAAACAGTTGAAGAAACTTTAGCTAAAGGTGAAAAAATCCAAATTATCGGATTTGGTAACTTTGAAGTAAGAGAAAGAGCTGCTCGTAAAGGACGCAACCCTCAAACTAACGAAGTTATTGAAATCGCTGCAAGCAAAGTTCCTGCTTTCAAAGCTGGTAAAGCTCTTAAAGATGCAGTTAAATAA